The Dunckerocampus dactyliophorus isolate RoL2022-P2 chromosome 16, RoL_Ddac_1.1, whole genome shotgun sequence genome includes a window with the following:
- the LOC129169373 gene encoding odorant receptor 131-2-like, which produces MLRQGLLQSNVTRLGLVERVLSSSFTSVACLVFLFINGVMMFTLRSKPVFRETSRYILLFHLLLADTLQMTISQTLYLMYAFRIIITYPQCGVLVMLANLTNDISPLVLVVMSLERYVAVCHPLRHASIITVRNTGAAVLAVWIFSLLQVLTVVLILLNFPFDELESLQMPEQCGSASMILLPVSDHYRTAYTIFLFTLASLVIVCSYIGVMVAARSASTDKESAHKAQKTLLLHLLQLGLTVLSALYNTTLMFFARVTSWVTFIRMQSFMFVCFFFMPRCMGSLIYGLRDQTIRAVLKYYFCCTIKVSVAPVKAVLVS; this is translated from the coding sequence ATGTTAAGACAAGGTTTGTTGCAGTCCAACGTGACCCGGCTGGGTCTGGTGGAGCGAGTTTTGTCGTCCAGCTTTACCTCTGTTGCCTGCTTGGTGTTCCTCTTCATCAATGGAGTGATGATGTTCACCTTGAGAAGTAAACCTGTGTTTCGGGAGACGTCTCGCTACATCCTGCTGTTTCACCTCCTCCTGGCAGACACGCTGCAGATGACAATCAGCCAGACGTTGTACCTCATGTACGCGTTTCGGATCATCATCACATACCCCCAGTGTGGCGTGCTTGTCATGCTGGCTAACCTGACCAATGATATCTCTCCTCTGGTGCTGGTGGTGATGTCGCTGGAGAGATATGTGGCTGTGTGCCACCCTCTCAGACACGCCTCCATCATCACTGTCAGGAACACGGGGGCGGCAGTGCTCGCTGTTTGGATCTTTTCTTTGCTACAGGTTCTCACTGTGGTGCTCatattgttaaactttccctttgATGAGCTGGAGAGTTTGCAAATGCCCGAGCAGTGCGGCAGCGCCAGCATGATTCTCCTGCCCGTGTCTGATCATTACAGAACAGCCTACACAATTTTTCTGTTCACCCTGGCGAGCTTGGTCATTGTTTGCAGCTACATCGGTGTGATGGTGGCAGCCAGGTCAGCGTCTACAGACAAGGAGTCAGCCCATAAAGCTCAGAAGACACTGCTCCTGCACCTGTTACAGCTGGGCCTCACTGTCTTGTCAGCCCTCTACAACACTACCTTAATGTTTTTTGCCAGAGTTACTTCCTGGGTTACCTTTATACGAATGCAGTCctttatgtttgtgtgttttttcttcatgCCCAGATGTATGGGTTCTCTCATCTACGGGCTGAGAGATCAGACGATCAGAGCCGTCCTGAAATACTATTTTTGCTGTACAATCAAAGTGTCAGTCGCACCTGTCAAAGCTGTGCTTGTGTCGTGA
- the LOC129169374 gene encoding odorant receptor 131-2-like, translating into MLRHGLTQSNVTRLGLVERVLSSSFTSVTCLVFLFINGVMMFILRSKPVFQETSRYILLFHLLLADTLQMAITQALYLLNAYRIIMTYPECGVLTMIGHLTNDISPLLLVVMSLERYVAVCHPLRHASIVTVKNTGAAVLAVWIFSLLNVLTRVLLLLKFPFDELESLQMPELCASTNMILLPVFDHYRTAYTGFLFTLAGLIIVCSYVSVMVAARSASRGQGDKESARKAQRTLLLHLVQLALILLSYIYTTVLIFLYTVTSRIIFLRMQSFMFVCFFFIPRCMGSLIYGLRDQTIRVVLTYYLCCTLKVAVAPVKAVLVS; encoded by the coding sequence ATGTTAAGACACGGTTTGACACAGTCCAATGTGACCCGGCTGGGTCTGGTGGAGCGAGTTTTGTCGTCCAGCTTTACCTCTGTCACCTGCTTGGTGTTCCTCTTCATCAATGGAGTGATGATGTTCATTTTGAGAAGTAAACCTGTGTTTCAGGAGACGTCTCGCTACATCCTGCTGTTTCACCTCCTCCTGGCGGACACGCTGCAAATGGCAATCACCCAGGCGTTGTACCTTCTGAATGCATATCGGATCATCATGACGTATCCTGAGTGCGGCGTACTCACCATGATCGGCCACCTGACCAATGATATATCTCCTCTGCTGCTGGTGGTGATGTCGCTGGAGAGATATGTGGCGGTGTGCCACCCTCTCAGACATGCCTCCATCGTCACTGTCAAGAACACGGGGGCGGCAGTGCTTGCTGTTTGGATCTTTTCTTTACTAAACGTTCTCACCCGAGTGCTTTTGCTGTTAAAGTTTCCTTTTGATGAGCTGGAGAGTCTGCAAATGCCAGAGCTGTGTGCCAGTACCAACATGATTCTCCTGCCTGTGTTTGATCATTACAGAACCGCTTACACAGGTTTTTTATTCACCTTGGCAGGCTTGATCATTGTTTGCAGCTACGTCAGTGTGATGGTGGCAGCAAGGTCGGCATCAAGGGGTCAAGGAGACAAAGAGTCAGCCCGTAAAGCTCAGAGGACGCTGCTGCTGCACCTAGTACAGCTGGCCCTCATCCTCCTGTCATACATCTACACCACTGTCCTGATATTTTTGTACACTGTTACCTCCAGAATTATCTTTTTACGAATGCAGTCctttatgtttgtgtgttttttcttcatacCCAGATGTATGGGTTCTCTCATCTACGGGCTGAGAGACCAGACAATCAGAGTCGTCCTCACGTACTACCTCTGCTGTACACTCAAAGTGGCAGTCGCTCCTGTCAAAGCTGTGCTTGTGTCCTGA
- the LOC129169375 gene encoding odorant receptor 131-2-like, translating into MQRQMERFTVFNVHDGKLKQRQGLTQSNVTRLGLVERVLSSSFTSVTCLVFLFINGVMMFILRSKPVFQETSRYILLFHLLLADTLQMAITQALYLVHACRIIMTYPECGVLTMLGHLTSDISPLLLVVMSLERYVAVCHPLRHASIITVRNTGAAVLAVWIFSLLNVLTQVLLLLKFPFDELESLQMPKLCASTNMILLPVFDHYRTAYTGFLFTLAGFIIVCSYVSVMVAARSASRGQGDKESARKAQRTLLLHLVQLALILLSYIYITVLIFLYTVTSRIIFLRMQSFMFVCFFFIPRCMGSLIYGLRDQTIRVVLTYYLCCTRKVAVAPVKAVLVS; encoded by the exons ATGCAGAGGCAGATGGAGCGATTTACGGTCTTTAATGTCCACGATGGCAAGCTCAAGCAAAG ACAAGGTTTGACACAGTCCAATGTGACCCGGCTGGGTCTGGTGGAGCGAGTTTTGTCGTCCAGCTTTACCTCTGTCACCTGCTTGGTGTTCCTCTTCATCAATGGAGTGATGATGTTCATTTTGAGAAGTAAACCTGTGTTTCAAGAGACATCTCGCTATATCCTGCTGTTTCACCTCCTCCTGGCGGACACGCTGCAAATGGCAATCACCCAGGCGTTGTACCTTGTGCACGCATGTCGGATCATCATGACGTATCCTGAGTGCGGCGTACTCACCATGCTGGGCCACCTGACCAGTGATATATCTCCTCTGCTGCTGGTGGTGATGTCGCTGGAGAGATATGTGGCGGTGTGCCACCCTCTCAGACATGCCTCCATCATCACTGTCAGGAACACGGGGGCGGCAGTGCTCGCTGTTTGGATCTTTTCTTTACTAAATGTTCTCACCCAAGTGCTTTTGCTGTTAAAGTTTCCTTTTGATGAGCTGGAGAGTCTGCAAATGCCAAAGCTGTGTGCCAGTACCAACATGATTCTCCTGCCTGTGTTTGATCATTACAGAACCGCTTACACAGGTTTTTTATTCACCTTGGCAGGCTTTATCATTGTTTGCAGCTACGTCAGTGTGATGGTGGCAGCAAGGTCGGCATCAAGGGGTCAAGGAGACAAGGAGTCAGCCCGTAAAGCTCAGAGGACACTGCTGCTGCACCTAGTACAGCTGGCCCTCATCCTCTTGTCATACATCTACATCACTGTCCTGATATTTTTGTACACTGTTACCTCCAGAATTATCTTTTTACGAATGCAGTCctttatgtttgtgtgttttttcttcatacCCAGATGTATGGGTTCTCTCATCTACGGGCTGAGAGATCAAACAATCAGAGTCGTCCTCACGTACTATCTCTGCTGTACACGCAAAGTGGCAGTCGCTCCTGTCAAGGCTGTGCTTGTGTCCTGA